In one Komagataeibacter sp. FNDCR2 genomic region, the following are encoded:
- a CDS encoding acyl carrier protein, whose protein sequence is MTETVASVSALIVKTLLANPKVPRDINGSSKIVEDLAFDSLAVMNFVMEIEDTLDVSVPLDRLADIRTIDDLAACIVSLKQAS, encoded by the coding sequence ATGACTGAAACGGTAGCGAGCGTCTCCGCGCTGATCGTGAAGACGCTGCTGGCGAACCCCAAGGTTCCCCGTGATATCAATGGCAGCAGCAAGATCGTCGAGGATCTGGCCTTTGATTCACTGGCCGTCATGAATTTTGTCATGGAGATCGAGGATACCCTCGATGTTTCCGTGCCGCTTGACCGGCTGGCCGATATCCGCACGATTGATGATCTGGCTGCGTGTATCGTATCTCTCAAGCAGGCGTCCTGA
- a CDS encoding fatty acyl-AMP ligase produces the protein MTSLPTPSDSGLPRRYGDFPSFPAALDYAAQGHSGFNIYSGKGVLLETLPYSVLREQAIETGKRLLSLGLKPGDRVAIVAESDGDFARIFFGCQYAGLVSAPLPLPVAFGGREGYVGTLRGMIEGAAASAVVIASIISSWTDEITAGLNLKFAGTPGELLETPITVETLPAIGPDDLSYLQFSSGSTRFPMGIAVTQRSGMANAHAIALNGLKVRETGDRCVSWLPLYHDMGLVGFFLTPMTCQLSVDMLPTREFARRPHVWLDLISRNRGTISYSPSFGYELCARRATSIELDLSSWRIAGIGGDMIRYHILEDFGQRFAASGFDSRAFTASYGMAEATLAISFAPLGSGIRTDTIDLRALETRGEAIAANDPARALRTFVICGEVLPQHELEVRDAQGRVLQDRQIGTIFVRGPSLMQGYFRRPQETARALDSDGWLNTGDLGYMLDGQIVVTGRAKDLIIINGRNIWPQDLEWSAETEISTLRSRDVAVFSVDEDEGEKIVALVQCRASSPEARETLKTETASLFRRQHGVDVSIILVPPHTLPQTSSGKLTRARAKAMLLSGAFQPLEATSVPVV, from the coding sequence ATGACAAGCCTCCCGACCCCCTCCGATTCTGGTCTGCCCCGTCGTTACGGCGATTTTCCATCGTTCCCCGCGGCGCTGGATTATGCCGCGCAGGGCCATAGCGGATTCAATATCTATTCCGGCAAGGGTGTACTGCTCGAAACACTGCCCTACAGCGTGCTGCGTGAGCAGGCGATCGAGACCGGCAAACGCCTGCTGTCGCTGGGGCTGAAACCGGGTGATCGGGTGGCCATCGTGGCGGAAAGCGATGGTGATTTCGCGCGCATCTTCTTCGGTTGCCAGTATGCGGGGCTGGTGTCGGCCCCGCTGCCGCTGCCCGTGGCCTTTGGTGGCCGCGAGGGCTATGTCGGCACCCTGCGGGGCATGATCGAAGGCGCTGCGGCTTCAGCCGTGGTGATCGCCTCGATCATCTCGTCATGGACCGATGAGATCACGGCAGGCCTGAACCTGAAATTCGCGGGCACGCCGGGCGAACTGCTCGAAACCCCGATTACGGTTGAGACACTGCCCGCCATCGGACCGGATGACCTGTCCTATCTCCAGTTTTCCTCGGGCAGCACCCGCTTCCCGATGGGGATCGCGGTAACCCAGCGCTCGGGCATGGCCAACGCGCATGCCATTGCCCTGAACGGCCTGAAGGTGCGCGAGACGGGTGATCGCTGCGTGTCATGGCTGCCGCTTTACCATGATATGGGCCTGGTTGGCTTCTTCCTGACTCCCATGACCTGTCAGTTGAGCGTTGACATGCTGCCGACCCGTGAGTTCGCGCGGCGGCCGCATGTCTGGCTTGACCTGATCAGCCGCAACCGTGGCACGATTTCCTACAGCCCCTCCTTCGGTTACGAGCTCTGCGCACGACGCGCCACCTCGATCGAACTCGACCTGTCATCATGGCGGATCGCGGGGATTGGCGGGGATATGATCCGCTACCATATCCTTGAGGATTTCGGGCAGCGATTCGCGGCCTCCGGCTTCGACAGCCGGGCGTTTACCGCGAGTTACGGGATGGCCGAGGCCACGCTGGCCATCAGCTTCGCCCCGCTGGGTTCGGGCATTCGCACGGATACGATCGACCTGCGCGCACTGGAAACACGCGGCGAGGCCATTGCCGCCAACGACCCGGCACGCGCGCTGCGCACCTTTGTCATCTGTGGCGAGGTGCTGCCGCAGCATGAGCTTGAAGTACGCGACGCACAGGGCCGCGTGTTGCAGGACCGCCAGATCGGCACCATTTTCGTACGTGGCCCGAGCCTGATGCAGGGATATTTCCGCAGGCCGCAGGAAACCGCGCGCGCGCTCGATTCCGATGGATGGCTGAACACGGGTGATCTTGGTTACATGCTGGACGGGCAGATTGTCGTGACCGGCCGGGCCAAGGATCTAATCATTATCAATGGTCGCAATATCTGGCCGCAGGATCTGGAATGGTCGGCCGAAACCGAAATCAGCACCCTGCGCAGCCGCGATGTGGCCGTCTTCTCCGTTGATGAGGACGAGGGAGAAAAGATCGTGGCGCTGGTTCAGTGCCGCGCCTCCTCCCCCGAAGCGCGCGAGACGCTGAAAACGGAAACCGCCAGCCTGTTCCGTCGGCAGCATGGGGTGGATGTTTCCATTATCCTCGTGCCGCCGCATACCCTGCCGCAGACATCTTCAGGCAAGCTGACCCGCGCGCGGGCGAAAGCCATGCTGCTTTCGGGCGCATTCCAGCCGCTTGAGGCGACATCTGTCCCGGTTGTCTGA
- a CDS encoding CDP-glycerol glycerophosphotransferase family protein: protein MAHVLFPYIAQPHQEFHSLSIALEMSRLYPDIQVHIASLTRERDARIRTLSRLYPQSSIRFDILHQPPWIRHHIEQYGPTPLSKLAVLFLNRNYFSRFQAIVVPERTSLYLRKMGVTRPRLIWTRHGAGDRAIGFARDVRQFDYVLLAGPKVEDRLLKIGSLRTGHYATGIYAKFDMVRRLRPDRARLFTNNRPTIIYNPHFCPTLSSWPRFGMRVLEYFASQTKYNLIFAPHYRLFDTNRRKIMELLAPFTSTPHMIIDPGSDRSVDMTYTLAADLYMGDVSSQIGEFLIRPRPCLFLDAHQTRWRGNADYENWTLGPVEENVDALEAKLDSSFRSHANFLDRQKEYIRNTFGFAAPVDTAAKGAKSIVDFLRVIG from the coding sequence TTGGCTCACGTCCTGTTTCCCTATATCGCCCAGCCCCACCAGGAATTCCATTCGCTTTCCATAGCGCTGGAAATGAGCCGCCTTTACCCGGACATTCAGGTTCATATTGCAAGCCTGACCCGGGAGCGCGATGCACGGATACGCACACTGTCACGGCTTTACCCGCAATCTTCCATCCGTTTCGACATTCTCCACCAGCCCCCATGGATTCGGCATCACATCGAGCAGTATGGTCCGACGCCTTTAAGTAAACTGGCAGTCCTCTTTTTAAACAGAAATTATTTCAGCAGATTTCAGGCCATTGTTGTTCCCGAACGTACATCACTTTATTTGCGCAAGATGGGTGTCACCCGCCCCAGGCTCATATGGACCCGCCATGGCGCGGGTGACCGGGCCATCGGTTTTGCGCGGGACGTCCGGCAATTCGACTACGTGCTTCTGGCTGGCCCCAAGGTGGAAGACCGCCTTCTGAAGATCGGTTCCCTACGCACGGGCCATTATGCGACAGGTATATACGCGAAATTCGACATGGTTCGCCGGTTACGGCCCGACCGCGCACGGCTGTTCACCAACAACCGTCCTACCATAATCTACAACCCACATTTCTGCCCCACGCTGTCCTCATGGCCACGGTTCGGGATGAGGGTACTTGAATATTTCGCGTCTCAGACAAAATACAATCTGATCTTCGCCCCACATTATCGGCTGTTCGATACAAACCGACGTAAAATCATGGAGTTGCTGGCACCGTTCACATCAACGCCTCATATGATCATCGATCCCGGCAGTGATAGAAGCGTGGACATGACCTATACCCTTGCAGCGGACCTATATATGGGCGACGTCAGTAGCCAGATTGGTGAATTCCTGATCCGGCCCCGCCCCTGCCTGTTCCTGGATGCGCACCAGACCCGATGGCGCGGCAATGCCGATTATGAAAACTGGACGCTGGGGCCGGTGGAGGAAAATGTGGACGCTCTGGAGGCCAAGCTTGACAGTTCTTTTCGCTCGCATGCAAATTTCCTTGATCGGCAAAAAGAGTATATACGCAATACATTCGGGTTTGCGGCGCCGGTCGATACGGCGGCCAAGGGCGCGAAATCGATTGTTGACTTTTTGAGGGTAATTGGTTGA
- a CDS encoding MFS transporter → MTPTITVSKNKTDERLPVAGLLALAMTGFICIMTETLPAGLLPEIGTGLHVSAALAGQMVTAYAIGSLSAAIPLTLATQRWRRRKVLLLAIIGFVVFNSITAFSTHYGATLIARYGAGAAAGLAWALLAGYARRMVTRAQQGRALAIAMVGTPIALSLGVPAGTWLGAAVGWRLAFWIMSGLTVLLIAWVLAKVPDFPGAAHHERLPFRHVLDMPGVRSVLGVVMAWMLAHNVLYTYIVPFVTPAGLAGQADRILLLFGIAALVGIWLTSRTVDHALRLSVLLSLAIFAVVAVAFALGSASPAVIMIGVTIWGLTFGGAATLLQTALADAAGDGADVALSMNVVAWNSAIAGGGLLGGVLLDTWGAASFPWAVMGLVAVGFLIACQARSHGFRPGHRLGHGSGS, encoded by the coding sequence ATGACCCCGACCATCACAGTGTCCAAGAACAAAACCGACGAGCGCCTGCCGGTCGCCGGCCTGCTCGCGCTGGCCATGACCGGCTTCATCTGCATCATGACCGAAACCCTGCCGGCGGGTCTGTTGCCTGAGATCGGGACCGGCCTGCATGTTTCCGCTGCGCTGGCAGGGCAGATGGTGACGGCCTATGCCATAGGCTCGCTGAGTGCCGCGATCCCGTTGACGCTCGCCACGCAGCGATGGCGGCGCAGAAAGGTCCTGCTGCTGGCGATCATTGGCTTCGTGGTGTTCAATTCCATCACCGCTTTTTCAACACATTACGGCGCGACCCTCATCGCCCGGTACGGCGCAGGTGCGGCGGCGGGTCTCGCCTGGGCGTTGCTGGCCGGTTATGCGCGCCGGATGGTGACGCGCGCCCAGCAGGGGCGGGCTTTGGCGATTGCCATGGTCGGCACGCCGATCGCGCTCTCGCTGGGGGTTCCCGCCGGGACATGGCTGGGCGCTGCCGTCGGCTGGCGCCTGGCTTTCTGGATCATGTCGGGCCTGACCGTGCTGCTGATCGCATGGGTTCTGGCGAAGGTTCCTGATTTTCCGGGGGCCGCGCATCACGAGCGTCTGCCGTTCCGGCATGTTCTGGACATGCCGGGCGTGCGGTCCGTTCTGGGTGTCGTGATGGCGTGGATGCTCGCACATAACGTGCTCTACACCTACATCGTGCCGTTCGTGACACCGGCCGGGCTGGCGGGGCAGGCGGATCGCATCCTGCTGCTCTTCGGGATCGCCGCTCTGGTTGGTATCTGGCTGACCAGCCGCACGGTCGATCACGCCCTGCGCCTGTCCGTCCTGCTCAGTCTGGCCATATTCGCGGTCGTGGCAGTGGCTTTTGCCCTTGGATCAGCGTCGCCTGCGGTGATCATGATCGGGGTGACGATATGGGGGCTGACATTCGGCGGGGCCGCGACGTTGCTCCAGACGGCGCTGGCCGATGCGGCCGGCGACGGCGCGGACGTCGCGCTGTCGATGAATGTGGTGGCGTGGAACAGTGCCATAGCCGGCGGGGGCCTTCTGGGCGGCGTGCTGCTCGACACATGGGGCGCGGCCTCATTCCCCTGGGCCGTGATGGGGCTTGTCGCGGTCGGCTTCCTGATCGCATGCCAGGCCCGGTCCCATGGGTTTCGACCCGGCCATCGGCTCGGGCATGGGAGCGGGAGCTAA